The Chelatococcus sp. HY11 genome includes a window with the following:
- a CDS encoding acyltransferase → MSPIATVSNGLARGRDNFLSLRHILAGCVLVSHAFFVFRGADVREPLLDETGLDLGQHAVNLFFALSGFLVVQSLERRGVKAYARARALRLLPGLVMATLFTAFVIGPIVTSLPLGAYLRDSATWRFLVDIVPRFNGHATLPGVFEDQPANEAMITIWTIKYEIACYALLAIGGFALLRRRPAIVLAACALGFALMSLPSRIVLPDAVHSFARLGMCFAFGVGAWLYRRQMPLDGRFVIGGVLLSLALARTTFGLPVMILAECYGALWLAFLPTAWPGGALSIVGSEMAGGPGLVKAPLALLAGADFSYGIYLYGFPLEQAIFQFLQPSSPWLLIVQVLPVVLIVALGSWLLVEKPALALKSRRAVGELPQSAPVAEGQTS, encoded by the coding sequence ATGTCCCCTATTGCGACGGTATCGAACGGCCTGGCCCGTGGCCGGGACAATTTCCTGTCGTTACGGCACATTCTTGCGGGTTGCGTGCTCGTGAGCCATGCCTTTTTCGTGTTCCGCGGCGCCGACGTGCGCGAACCGCTCCTTGATGAAACGGGCCTCGATCTCGGCCAGCATGCGGTGAACCTGTTTTTCGCGCTCTCCGGCTTTCTCGTGGTGCAGAGCCTGGAACGGCGAGGCGTCAAGGCCTATGCGCGCGCTCGTGCGCTGCGCCTGCTGCCGGGCCTGGTCATGGCGACGCTCTTCACCGCGTTCGTCATCGGGCCGATTGTCACCTCCCTGCCGCTCGGCGCCTATCTCCGCGACAGCGCAACCTGGCGCTTCCTTGTCGATATCGTTCCGCGTTTCAATGGTCATGCGACTCTGCCCGGCGTGTTTGAGGACCAGCCGGCGAACGAGGCGATGATCACCATCTGGACGATTAAGTATGAGATCGCGTGCTACGCCCTTCTGGCCATCGGCGGGTTTGCCCTGCTGAGGCGCCGTCCGGCGATTGTGCTCGCGGCTTGCGCGCTCGGTTTCGCGCTGATGAGCCTGCCCTCGCGGATCGTCCTGCCGGATGCGGTCCACTCTTTCGCCCGGCTCGGCATGTGCTTCGCGTTCGGTGTCGGCGCATGGCTTTATCGTCGCCAGATGCCGCTCGACGGCCGCTTCGTTATCGGCGGCGTCCTGTTGTCGTTGGCGCTTGCCCGTACGACGTTCGGCCTCCCTGTCATGATCCTCGCGGAATGCTATGGGGCGCTTTGGCTTGCCTTTCTTCCGACAGCCTGGCCGGGCGGGGCGCTTTCCATCGTTGGGTCGGAGATGGCTGGCGGGCCCGGTCTGGTCAAGGCGCCGCTGGCGCTTCTGGCCGGTGCCGATTTCTCCTACGGCATCTACCTTTACGGCTTTCCCCTCGAACAGGCGATCTTCCAGTTTCTCCAACCCTCGAGCCCCTGGCTTCTTATCGTCCAAGTTCTGCCAGTCGTTCTGATCGTGGCCCTGGGATCGTGGCTGCTGGTTGAGAAGCCGGCTCTCGCGTTGAAATCCAGACGCGCCGTCGGCGAGCTGCCGCAGAGCGCGCCCGTTGCTGAAGGCCAGACGTCATGA
- a CDS encoding acyltransferase, whose product MSREAPQIVVLDSWRGVFALAVALLHAPVPFLGDETVFVQSLYLAVDFFLVLSGFVIAMNYERRLSTPRAVTRFAWRRFWRLYPLHITTLAIFGVMVLVMQRAGASGSGNQATASLGDFLRMAALLHALGTTAVDVFNWPSWSISAEIWSYLVFAVVVLAAGRRDRLRIGLYIVLSGIGLALVLAMPADPGRYTFLSVTGLGIGRGLFGFFVGALAWRLFEATRRAPLWEAPGAMSFAEIALVALLLTGLALIDNTTPAVFAIVGLFPLMVIVFAHQGGIISRILKAPALVGLGTLSYGIYLWHLIVAKGMGWVVYRPLSAMLEAGGQSAFVRALAAHGLLAAYLGGTVVAAALSYRLIERPLREWSRRAEPAALAAPGGAGDLRSTDLPATDLPATQ is encoded by the coding sequence ATGAGCCGGGAGGCGCCGCAGATCGTCGTTCTCGACAGCTGGCGCGGCGTATTCGCGCTCGCCGTCGCGCTGCTTCACGCGCCGGTGCCTTTCCTTGGCGACGAGACAGTGTTCGTGCAGTCGCTTTATCTGGCGGTCGACTTCTTCCTCGTACTGTCTGGCTTCGTAATCGCCATGAACTACGAGCGGCGGCTGTCGACGCCGCGCGCGGTGACGCGCTTCGCGTGGCGACGCTTCTGGCGCCTTTACCCTCTGCACATCACCACGCTTGCGATATTCGGCGTCATGGTACTCGTGATGCAGCGGGCCGGCGCGAGTGGAAGCGGCAACCAGGCGACTGCCTCATTGGGCGATTTCCTGCGCATGGCCGCATTGCTCCATGCGCTTGGCACCACCGCTGTCGATGTCTTCAACTGGCCGAGCTGGAGCATTTCGGCCGAGATCTGGAGCTATCTGGTTTTCGCGGTGGTCGTGCTCGCGGCCGGACGCCGCGATCGCCTGCGCATCGGCCTCTATATCGTGCTCAGCGGCATTGGCCTCGCGCTTGTTTTGGCGATGCCCGCCGATCCCGGTCGCTACACCTTCCTGTCGGTCACGGGACTTGGCATTGGTCGGGGGCTGTTCGGATTTTTCGTCGGAGCGCTGGCGTGGCGCCTGTTTGAGGCCACGCGCCGTGCCCCCCTCTGGGAAGCTCCCGGGGCGATGAGCTTCGCTGAAATCGCGCTGGTCGCTCTTCTCCTGACGGGGCTTGCCCTGATCGACAACACGACCCCGGCCGTGTTCGCGATCGTCGGCCTGTTTCCCTTGATGGTGATCGTGTTCGCCCATCAAGGCGGGATCATTTCGCGGATCCTGAAGGCCCCGGCGCTGGTCGGTCTTGGCACTCTGTCCTACGGAATCTACCTCTGGCATCTCATCGTCGCCAAGGGCATGGGCTGGGTGGTCTACCGGCCCCTGAGCGCGATGCTCGAGGCCGGCGGCCAGTCCGCTTTCGTGAGAGCTTTGGCCGCGCATGGTCTGCTGGCGGCTTATCTCGGTGGCACGGTGGTCGCCGCCGCCCTCTCCTATCGGTTGATCGAGCGGCCTCTGCGCGAGTGGTCGCGCCGGGCGGAGCCGGCCGCCCTCGCGGCCCCGGGCGGCGCAGGCGATTTGCGATCCACCGATCTACCTGCCACCGACCTGCCCGCCACCCAATAA
- a CDS encoding GlsB/YeaQ/YmgE family stress response membrane protein — protein sequence MQGVGIIGAIIVGILAGYIAEKVMSRSHGLFTNLIVGLIGALIGPFVLSALNLMPTSAGFWPSLVVSTVGAVVLLFILGLFQKR from the coding sequence ATGCAGGGTGTTGGCATCATCGGGGCGATTATCGTCGGGATTCTGGCCGGTTATATCGCCGAAAAGGTCATGAGCCGGAGCCACGGGCTTTTCACCAATCTCATCGTCGGCCTCATCGGGGCGCTTATCGGTCCTTTCGTTCTCAGCGCCCTCAATCTCATGCCGACCAGCGCGGGGTTCTGGCCGAGCCTTGTCGTTTCGACCGTCGGCGCCGTAGTCCTGCTCTTTATCCTTGGGCTCTTCCAGAAGCGATGA